One window of the Acidobacteriota bacterium genome contains the following:
- a CDS encoding SpoIIE family protein phosphatase gives MDPKAALGSSDVELLERALECWLRRRSEAFSAAAVYLEDGDQGLRRISCHGTAAELVEGFPELLPASTAGEVEPSLPGCRRLALGGGWLLCRDEAGPVEEDTPWSEPLESSGNVEDLLLLAAVRACELSERLRLQTFQNQYRGVELEALYDVGLAVVSTLDLPQLTEEILLRAVSLLDARRGVLYEHDGGVYRRRRMVGGSAPELLEIGDEGPQGLLEGDEALLRDLLPGAEHVLAVTVEAAGSPRGLLVVADKESRFGVGPFTAPDRRTLSLFAHQAGIALENAHLHRQALEKERLEREMELAAQIQRQLLPESMPRVAGWELHGWNRPARQVGGDYYGVMERPGGRLLTVVADVSGKGMPAALLVSNLHSALDLLLGPEGLLDQEDLLVDEVVGTHLLHRLNRHVLDSSLPNKFITLLLVELDLATGRARYLNAGHNPALLLSVDGSLRYLEASGPPVGLLPEATYRVDTVTLHPGDLLCLYSDGITECTNLQGVELGEEQLLELLRRHAAEPLPQLAGRLDAACRRFARGLAQGDDQTLLLVRRGLEAAARGAPKA, from the coding sequence GTGGACCCCAAGGCGGCGCTGGGTTCCTCCGATGTAGAGCTCCTGGAGCGTGCCCTGGAGTGCTGGTTGCGCCGGCGTAGCGAAGCCTTTTCCGCCGCAGCGGTCTATCTTGAAGACGGCGACCAGGGGCTGCGTCGCATTTCCTGCCACGGGACCGCGGCGGAGCTCGTTGAGGGTTTCCCGGAGCTTCTACCGGCCAGCACAGCCGGAGAGGTGGAGCCCTCTCTGCCCGGCTGCCGCCGTCTGGCTCTCGGTGGCGGCTGGCTCCTGTGCCGAGACGAAGCCGGCCCCGTCGAGGAAGACACCCCCTGGTCGGAGCCGCTGGAATCCTCGGGCAACGTCGAGGATCTGCTCCTCCTGGCGGCGGTGCGGGCTTGCGAGCTGTCGGAGCGCCTGAGGCTCCAGACCTTCCAGAATCAATATCGGGGAGTCGAGCTGGAAGCCCTCTACGACGTCGGACTGGCGGTGGTCTCGACCCTCGATCTGCCGCAGCTGACGGAGGAGATCCTGCTGCGGGCGGTGTCCTTGCTGGACGCTCGCCGAGGGGTTCTCTACGAGCACGACGGGGGTGTCTACCGGCGCCGGCGGATGGTGGGAGGCTCGGCGCCGGAGCTGTTGGAGATCGGGGACGAGGGCCCCCAGGGCCTGCTGGAGGGGGATGAGGCCTTGCTTCGGGATCTCTTGCCGGGGGCTGAGCACGTGCTCGCGGTGACGGTGGAGGCGGCGGGCTCTCCTCGCGGGCTGTTGGTGGTGGCGGATAAGGAAAGCCGCTTCGGCGTCGGCCCGTTCACCGCGCCGGATCGCCGTACCTTGAGCCTCTTCGCCCACCAGGCGGGGATCGCTCTGGAGAACGCTCACCTGCATCGCCAGGCGCTGGAGAAGGAGCGGCTGGAGCGGGAGATGGAGCTGGCGGCGCAGATTCAGCGCCAGCTGCTGCCGGAGAGCATGCCGCGGGTTGCCGGCTGGGAGCTGCATGGGTGGAATCGGCCAGCGCGGCAGGTCGGTGGCGATTACTACGGGGTCATGGAGCGCCCCGGGGGGCGGTTGCTGACGGTGGTGGCGGATGTATCCGGCAAGGGCATGCCGGCGGCGCTGCTGGTCTCCAATCTGCACTCGGCGCTGGATCTGCTGCTCGGTCCGGAAGGACTGCTCGATCAGGAGGATCTGCTGGTCGACGAGGTGGTAGGAACCCACTTGCTCCACCGCCTCAATCGTCACGTGCTGGACTCCAGCCTGCCGAATAAATTCATCACCCTGTTGTTGGTGGAGCTCGATCTCGCCACCGGTCGCGCCCGCTACCTCAACGCCGGCCACAACCCGGCGCTGCTGTTGAGTGTCGACGGTAGCCTGCGGTATCTGGAAGCCAGCGGACCTCCCGTGGGACTGCTGCCGGAAGCGACCTATCGAGTGGACACCGTCACCCTGCACCCCGGGGACTTGCTCTGCCTGTACAGCGACGGCATCACCGAGTGCACCAACCTGCAGGGAGTGGAGTTGGGGGAGGAGCAGCTCCTCGAGCTCCTGCGGCGGCACGCCGCCGAGCCTCTGCCGCAGCTGGCGGGGCGGCTGGATGCCGCCTGCCGCCGCTTCGCCCGGGGCCTTGCCCAGGGGGACGATCAGACTCTTCTGCTGGTACGCCGTGGCCTGGAAGCTGCGGCAAGAGGGGCTCCGAAGGCGTAG
- a CDS encoding STAS domain-containing protein, translated as MTESLKLTVEKRDPVAVIYTEGYINNQGGEEIARVADELIEQGYETLLLNLAGTKIVNSIGISILIEIIERMIKIDGHLAFCCLTPTIEKTFYIMGLAQYSGIYPDEASALEKLA; from the coding sequence ATGACGGAGAGTCTGAAGCTGACGGTGGAGAAGCGCGACCCGGTGGCCGTGATCTACACCGAGGGCTACATCAACAATCAGGGCGGCGAAGAGATTGCCCGAGTGGCCGATGAGCTCATCGAGCAGGGCTACGAGACCCTGCTGCTCAACCTCGCCGGCACCAAGATCGTCAACTCCATCGGCATCTCCATCCTCATCGAGATCATCGAGAGGATGATCAAGATCGATGGCCACCTGGCTTTCTGCTGCCTCACTCCCACCATCGAAAAGACCTTCTACATCATGGGCCTGGCGCAATATTCGGGGATCTACCCGGACGAAGCCTCGGCCCTCGAAAAGCTCGCCTGA
- a CDS encoding ATP-binding protein: MEIEAGEAAAAMAGAMEMSPDRIDEVRMAVVEACINAIEHSNAADREVVVEIAILDFAETERLCIKVHDDGVGFVPEEVEKPSLERKLKSERKRGWGLTIIRGLMDEVEIQSGAGGTTVVMYKSR, encoded by the coding sequence ATGGAGATCGAGGCCGGCGAAGCCGCGGCCGCGATGGCCGGGGCGATGGAGATGAGTCCGGATAGAATTGACGAAGTCCGGATGGCGGTGGTCGAGGCTTGCATCAACGCTATCGAGCACAGCAACGCTGCTGATCGCGAAGTGGTGGTCGAGATTGCTATCCTCGACTTCGCCGAAACCGAACGCTTGTGCATCAAGGTGCACGACGACGGGGTCGGCTTCGTTCCGGAAGAGGTGGAAAAGCCTTCGTTGGAACGCAAGCTGAAGTCGGAGCGCAAGCGGGGCTGGGGTCTGACGATCATCCGAGGGTTGATGGACGAGGTAGAGATCCAATCCGGCGCCGGTGGTACAACGGTCGTCATGTACAAGTCCCGCTGA
- a CDS encoding sigma 54-interacting transcriptional regulator — MTVAGPNLAEARRILELEALHELALALRAQRGEQELVDELLQRVCSVLDPAAAVAVTQDAYGGPQAVASVGWRSAPPDGSALLLAPLYGRLQEREGLRAEGDGELVGRAFRELLAVPLSHRGEPFGYLAVLDKEGRGDREPSFSEEDRRFLRSVASLAAVALDSARQVAALEDQRERLEEENKSLRGSLSEQLAGQRIVAHSPEMRRILTLVERVAPRGVNVLVRGESGTGKELVAKLLHVLSERPGALVTLNCAAIPEGLLESELFGIEEGVATGVTRRAGKFELADGGTLFLDEIGDMQPALQAKLLRSLQEREVVRVGGRRALPVDVRVVAATHRDLEALIEGKTFREDLYYRLKGVEVELPPLRQRRQDIPHLIRYFAEEFCRREEIAVPSFRTEATAQLLAYEYPGNVRELQNIVEGAVSLTEGEIDVELVQSLLSSGAEEEQEPLTLEGLELRHISRVLRMTQGNKTAAARILGIDRRTLVRKGF; from the coding sequence ATGACCGTCGCCGGACCTAATCTCGCCGAAGCTCGGCGCATCCTAGAGCTCGAAGCCCTGCACGAGCTGGCCCTCGCCCTGCGCGCTCAGCGCGGGGAGCAGGAGCTGGTGGACGAGCTCCTTCAGCGAGTGTGCTCGGTGCTCGACCCGGCGGCGGCGGTGGCGGTGACCCAGGACGCCTACGGTGGCCCTCAGGCGGTGGCGTCGGTGGGTTGGCGATCGGCTCCGCCGGATGGCTCGGCGCTGCTGCTGGCCCCCCTCTACGGCCGTCTGCAGGAGCGCGAAGGCCTGCGGGCCGAGGGCGATGGAGAGCTCGTCGGACGGGCCTTCCGAGAGCTCCTGGCGGTGCCTCTGAGCCATCGCGGCGAGCCTTTCGGCTACCTGGCGGTGCTCGACAAGGAGGGCCGGGGAGATCGGGAGCCTTCGTTCAGCGAGGAGGATCGCCGCTTCTTGCGCTCGGTGGCGTCCCTCGCCGCAGTGGCCCTGGACAGCGCCCGTCAGGTGGCGGCGCTGGAGGATCAGCGGGAGCGGCTGGAGGAGGAGAATAAATCCCTCCGCGGCAGCCTCAGCGAACAGCTGGCGGGGCAGCGCATCGTTGCCCATTCGCCGGAGATGCGGCGTATCCTGACGCTGGTGGAGCGAGTGGCTCCGCGGGGAGTCAACGTCCTGGTGCGAGGGGAGAGCGGCACCGGCAAGGAGCTCGTCGCCAAGCTGCTGCACGTCCTCTCGGAGCGCCCCGGGGCATTGGTCACCCTCAATTGCGCCGCCATTCCCGAGGGTCTGCTGGAGAGCGAGCTCTTCGGTATCGAGGAGGGCGTGGCGACCGGCGTCACCCGCCGAGCGGGCAAATTCGAGCTCGCCGACGGCGGCACTCTCTTCCTCGACGAGATCGGCGACATGCAGCCGGCCCTCCAGGCCAAGCTCCTGCGCAGCTTGCAGGAGAGGGAGGTGGTGCGGGTGGGCGGACGCCGGGCGTTGCCGGTGGACGTGCGAGTGGTGGCGGCGACCCATCGGGATCTGGAAGCGCTGATCGAGGGAAAGACCTTTCGCGAGGACCTCTACTACCGCCTCAAGGGCGTCGAGGTGGAGCTGCCGCCGCTACGCCAGCGGCGCCAGGACATCCCGCATCTGATCCGCTACTTCGCCGAAGAATTCTGCCGCCGCGAGGAGATCGCCGTGCCCTCCTTCCGCACCGAGGCGACGGCGCAGCTGCTGGCCTACGAATATCCGGGCAACGTGCGCGAGCTGCAGAATATCGTCGAGGGGGCGGTCTCCCTCACCGAAGGCGAGATCGATGTCGAGCTAGTGCAATCCCTGCTTTCCTCCGGCGCCGAGGAGGAGCAGGAGCCCCTGACCTTGGAGGGCCTGGAGCTCCGTCACATTTCCCGGGTTCTGCGCATGACCCAGGGCAACAAGACCGCCGCCGCCCGCATTCTCGGCATCGACCGGCGGACGCTGGTGCGCAAGGGTTTCTAG